ACTCTTAAAGCTAGCATTTTCAGCCTGTCCTGTTAGGGCGGTGTATTTTCTGTTATACTTTCCGTAGCCTTGCAGCCCCCAGTCTTTCACTGGTATCTTTTCCTGCGAAGTCCAGACTTTCCTCTGTTTATTAAAAACAGCGATTGCTTAGCTTTCCCCGTGCAAAATTTTCTAAGCGCGTCGACGCCTGCGCTTAGTGGCAACAGCTGTCCCTTCGGTAGACTCACTATCTTGCCAATAATGGATACGTGAGCAATGCTCGCAAAAAAAGAGATTATCTCCCTTGCGTACTAAATTTTCATGTTGTGCGGTAAGGGTGATATGGCAACCACTACATGTGCGATTTTCAATAGGAACTACTACGCGATCTTTTTTATTATGCAATAATCTTTCATAGATGCGTAAAATTTCAGAGTTAGCAAGACCTGCGAGTTGCTCTCTTTTCTCTTTAATGGTAGAGCCTTCTTGATTGATTAAATCCACACTTTGCCTGATCTCTTTTTCCAAAGCCAAGCTGCTCTCTTCAGAGTTTTTTAAACTTTCTTTAATCTTATCTAAAAGCTCTTCTTCTGATACTTTTCGATCTACTAAATCAGAAACCTTTTGCTCAACGGCAAGGCGCTCTCTTTCAGCATGGGTCATCTCTTGTGTAAGAGCATTAAATTCATCAGCTTTTTTAACATTGCTCTGTTGTGTTTCTAATTTTTTGATCCTTGCGTTGATATCGTGAATTTTTTGTTCGAGAAGTTCAATGCTCTTATCAAAATCTTTAATCTCTTGTTCTTTGTCTGTGATTTGAGAGTATAAATCTTTTCGTAAT
This is a stretch of genomic DNA from Candidatus Rhabdochlamydia oedothoracis. It encodes these proteins:
- the cdsZ gene encoding zinc ribbon domain regulatory protein CdsZ; this encodes MLLEELKKILDIQELDMKMIRLMRVKKERVKELTQLEELRKDLYSQITDKEQEIKDFDKSIELLEQKIHDINARIKKLETQQSNVKKADEFNALTQEMTHAERERLAVEQKVSDLVDRKVSEEELLDKIKESLKNSEESSLALEKEIRQSVDLINQEGSTIKEKREQLAGLANSEILRIYERLLHNKKDRVVVPIENRTCSGCHITLTAQHENLVRKGDNLFFCEHCSRIHYWQDSESTEGTAVATKRRRRRA